The segment ATCAAGACCCGCGGTGGGCTCATCGTACAAGATGACTTCGGGATTCATGATGATGGCGCGGGCCAGGCCTAGGCGCTTCTGCATCCCGCCGGAAAGGCTCGACGGATAGATCTTTTCGTTACCGGTCAGCCCGAATTCGCCCAAGAGGTGCGTGATCTTCTCGGCGATCTCGGGTTCGCGCAAATTCGTATGTTCGCGCAGCGGGTAGGCGAGGTTTTCATAAACGGTCATGGAGTCAAAAAGCGCCCCACCCTGAAAGGCGTAGGCGACTTTCTTGCGGATCGGGATCAAATCGCGCTCACGCAGTCCGGTGATGTCTTGGCCATCGATCAAAATGCGTCCGGCGTCGGGTTTCATCAAACCGATCAACGAGCGAAGCAGAACCGACTTTCCGGTCCCCGAGCCGCCGATCAGTCCCAGGCATTCGCCTTCGTGGACGTCGAACGAAATATCCCGGTGAACCGTTTTGGTCCCGAAACTTTTCGCAAATTGGACGACCTCGATGACCTTGCGCACGCGCACTCCTAAAACAGCAGGAACAACTTCGTTAAAAAGAAATCACCCACCAAAACCATGATCGACGATACGACGACCGCTTTCGTGGTGGCCAGTCCGACTTCCTTCGTGCCTTCCTTCACGTTCAGGCCGAAGTAGCAGGCCGTGATGGAAATGAAGATCGAAAAGAAAACGCATTTGCCGATGCCCGAAAACAAATCCTCGAGCGTGAGGGTCGTCATGACCTTCTGGGCGTAGAAGCCCGCGTCCAGACGCAGCTCGGTCACGCCGATGATCATCCCGCCCAAAACGCCGATGATGTTCGCGAGCGCGGCGAGCAGCGGCAGGCAGACCAAGCAGCCCAGCACGCGGGGGATGACGATCTTGCGGATGGGCGAGGTGCCCAAAGCGCGGATCGCATCGACCTGTTGGGTGACGACCATCGAGCCGATCTCCGAGGCCATGCCGGCGCCCACGCGCGCGGCGACCATCAGGCTCGTGAAAACGGGTCCCATTTCCCGCAGGATCGACAGCGAGACGATCTTCGGGACGTATGGTGCGCCCCCGAATTTCGCTAGGCCGATTCCGAATTGCAGGCTCATCACCATGCCGGTGGACAACGCGGTGATCAGAATCAAGGGCATCGAGCGGCTACCGATCTGGAAAATCTGATCGGCGAAAAGACGCCATTCGAGTTTCGTGCGCCAGAGCTCCGAGACGACTTGTTTCGTCAGCTGGCCGTAGCCACCGATGAAGAGCAAGCTGTCTTCCATGAAGGAGGTCAGGCGGAATTTCATTACGGAGCCTGGAAGCTTTCCAGAAAGCGCCGGTAGGCGGCGACTTCCTGATCGAAGTTCACGGTCCGGGCGGTGTAGGTGATCAGGTACGAGCAGCCGTTGCGTTTGAAGACCAAAGCTTGGGTCTTCATCGCGATGCCGTCGAGCGTGCCGGTGGCGACGGTTTCCAGGGCGGCGCGGGCGTTGAAGAATTTCGTGTCCTGCGAGACGACCTCGCGATCGCGCAAGACCGCGAGCGATTCGTTGGTCAGGTTTTCGAGCGACATGGGCGGCTCGGGGCACTCACTCAGGTACGAGATCGTGTTGCCGGTCTTCGTCGACTGCCAAGCTTGGTCGGCGGCGGTGTCTTTGATCGCGGTGAAAGAGCCATCGGGAACGCCGGCGCGCACGTTTTCGGCGCGACCGGGTTTCTTCGGACCGATGTTCACGGACACGCACCCCGTAAGGCAGGTCAAAAGCAGGCAGAAAATGGCAAAAACACGCATCCGTTGCATGGGTGGTGGTGGCTCCTGATGTTGCCGATTTTTCGGCAGTTTTTGAGTTTTGCTGCATCCCTTCGACTTGTCGAAATGTTTTTCTATCAGTTCGTCGAGTGTCAGTGTTTTGTCGGCACCGACAAAAATGCGTGCACGAAGCCTGGCGCGATTTGCGATCCCTGTTTCATAATCTCGCCCTTCCTCCAGTTTTGATCTTCTGTTTCAGGACCTAAC is part of the Pseudobdellovibrionaceae bacterium genome and harbors:
- a CDS encoding ABC transporter permease; this translates as MEDSLLFIGGYGQLTKQVVSELWRTKLEWRLFADQIFQIGSRSMPLILITALSTGMVMSLQFGIGLAKFGGAPYVPKIVSLSILREMGPVFTSLMVAARVGAGMASEIGSMVVTQQVDAIRALGTSPIRKIVIPRVLGCLVCLPLLAALANIIGVLGGMIIGVTELRLDAGFYAQKVMTTLTLEDLFSGIGKCVFFSIFISITACYFGLNVKEGTKEVGLATTKAVVVSSIMVLVGDFFLTKLFLLF
- a CDS encoding ABC transporter ATP-binding protein encodes the protein MRVRKVIEVVQFAKSFGTKTVHRDISFDVHEGECLGLIGGSGTGKSVLLRSLIGLMKPDAGRILIDGQDITGLRERDLIPIRKKVAYAFQGGALFDSMTVYENLAYPLREHTNLREPEIAEKITHLLGEFGLTGNEKIYPSSLSGGMQKRLGLARAIIMNPEVILYDEPTAGLDPYNTKRISEMILQLKRMGKTGILVTHDMPVAFAVCDRIAMIMNGRILAIATPQEIQAKMDHPIRNFAEGEVL